The nucleotide sequence CCCTTCGTCGTGTTCACCCGCGCGATCCCCGACGCCGACCTTGGCAAAATCATGCGCGCGGGCGCGCACGACGTCGTCCTCAAGAAGGAGCCCGTGCGGCTGGTCCCGGCCGTCGAGCGCGAGCTGCGCGTGGCGGCCGAGCGCAAGCAGTACCGGCAGGCGACGCAGTCGCTCGCCGAGATGGAGAACAAGCACCGCGCGGTAATCGAGGGCTCGCGCGAGGCGATCTGCTACAGCCAGGACGGCATGCACCTCGACGCGAACCGGATGTACCTCGACATCTTCGGGTACGAGAGCCTGGCCGAGCTCGAGGGCGTCCCGGTGATGAACCTGATCGACAAGGCGGATCACGCGCGCTTCAAGGAGTACATCCGCAAGAGCGGCGGCTCGGGCGGGCCGGCGCAGGAATTCAGCGCGGTGCGCCAGAACGGCGAGCGGTTCCCGGCGGAGATCACGGTGTCGCCGATCACCATCAACGGCGAGGCGTGCACGCAGATCGTGGTCGTCGACGTCAGCAAGCGCAAGGCGGTCGAGAGCAAGCTCCAGTACCTCAACCAGCACGACCCGCTCACGGGGCTCTACAACCGCCAGTACTTCCTGCAGGAGCTCGCGAAGAGCGTGGAGCGCGCGAAGCAGTCGGGCGCGACCGGCGGCATCATCTACTTCGACTTCCATCAGATGAAGCAGCTGAACAAGCAGCTCGGGCACGCCACCGGCGACCGGCTGCTGCTCAAGGCGACGCGCGCGCTGCGCGAGACGCTGGGGGAGAACGTCGTGCTCGCCCGCATCGGCGACCACGAGTTCGGGGCGATCCTGGCCGACGCCGCCAAGGCCCGTCTCGACGAGTGCACCGGCGCGCTCAAGAAGACGCTCGCGGGGCTCTCGTTCTCCGAGGGCGGGCAGGTGCACAAGTGCGACTGCCACTTCGCGACGGCGCTGATCGACAAGAGCGTCGCGAACGGGCACAAGCTCCTCGCCGGCCTCTACCGGTCGACCGAGCCCGCCCCTGCGCCGGCCGTCGCGCCCAAGCCGGCTTCGCCCGCGCCGACGCGCGCAGCGGCGCCCCGGGCCGAGCCCGCCACGCCCGCGACCGAAGCCACACCGCCCGCCGCCGCTCCCGCGCCGGCCGCGGCGGCACCGGTGCCGCCCCCGGGCGGCGGACCCAAGGCGCCGAGCGAGTGGCACGATCGCATCGCCACCGCCCTCGCCAAAGGCGCGTTCCAGCTCAGCTACCAGCCGATCATCAACCTGCACGGCGACCCGGCCGAATACTTCGAGGTGCTCGTGCGCATGCAGGGCCGCGGCGACGAGCTGATCGCCGCCGGCCAGTTCATGACGCACGCCGTCGAGACGGGCCAGGCGGCCGACATCGACCGCTGGGTGCTGCGCCAGGCGCTGCAGGCGCTGGCCGAGCTGCACCGGGAGCACCGCGGCTCGACGTTCTTCGTCAACGTCGCGCCCACGGCCCTCGGGGACGGCCAGCTGCTCCCGCTGCTGCTGGAGACCCTGCGCGAGACCGGCGTGCCGGCCAGGCACCTCGTGCTCGAGATCGACGAGTCCGCATTGACCGCGGGCGGCGCCGCCGCCGGCGCCTTCGTCCGAAACGCCAAGAAGGCCGGCGTGCAGCTCTCGGTCGACAACTTCGGGCGCGACCCCGCCGCGCTCAATTACCTGCGCGACCTGCCCGTCGATTACCTGAAGATCCACGGCGAACTGGTGTCCAAGGCGCGCGATCCCGTC is from Sulfurifustis variabilis and encodes:
- a CDS encoding EAL domain-containing protein — its product is MEKKILRLLVVDDSPDDAEVVLSAFRKAGFLLKSQLVADLGAFQAAIEKSAWDVVVAEYAVPHFGAAVALEKLKQAAPDTPFVVFTRAIPDADLGKIMRAGAHDVVLKKEPVRLVPAVERELRVAAERKQYRQATQSLAEMENKHRAVIEGSREAICYSQDGMHLDANRMYLDIFGYESLAELEGVPVMNLIDKADHARFKEYIRKSGGSGGPAQEFSAVRQNGERFPAEITVSPITINGEACTQIVVVDVSKRKAVESKLQYLNQHDPLTGLYNRQYFLQELAKSVERAKQSGATGGIIYFDFHQMKQLNKQLGHATGDRLLLKATRALRETLGENVVLARIGDHEFGAILADAAKARLDECTGALKKTLAGLSFSEGGQVHKCDCHFATALIDKSVANGHKLLAGLYRSTEPAPAPAVAPKPASPAPTRAAAPRAEPATPATEATPPAAAPAPAAAAPVPPPGGGPKAPSEWHDRIATALAKGAFQLSYQPIINLHGDPAEYFEVLVRMQGRGDELIAAGQFMTHAVETGQAADIDRWVLRQALQALAELHREHRGSTFFVNVAPTALGDGQLLPLLLETLRETGVPARHLVLEIDESALTAGGAAAGAFVRNAKKAGVQLSVDNFGRDPAALNYLRDLPVDYLKIHGELVSKARDPVGLASLKGVVEVGKSIEKKVIAKNVESAETLSALWNLGIDYAQGNYFQQAEGATDYDEAETTLSESGVPNWAAASSQKRAK